One genomic segment of Candidatus Brocadiaceae bacterium includes these proteins:
- a CDS encoding glycosyltransferase — protein MKSVRNVVDEIIVVDTGSTDNTVNIAKDHCAKVYHHTWNDSFSEAKNYSISYATCDWILQIDADEELEQSDIPRLRDAIGDNRYNAILVAIYSNVKNNEHKFYYPRIFRRGNAYYRDIIHEQIIIEGAQLPTEIRLYHHGYNLNAIKMKKKWERTTYLLKKQLEQNDGNSFAWINLIRNYRSQELYEKGIETGEAALKRIKPEENFQHYRMICYETANCYLHKGNFKRAKELCYEKVLRNPISKIQEENIDILYTLACIHLKEGDYDVAIELFKQYLSLHMWYHDNLKSSHLLIDTLGYDYAAYNGLGYCYGNTGEWQLAMHSFKRAIAINPRYLTSYKNLSACQLIREKKSEAIATLSKTISAGIADHDVFLNLGELCMEQKAYQDAIKYFEDYLKKCPRDKKALLKISQCYELSGWLEAAHIGFRSVNT, from the coding sequence TTGAAAAGCGTCAGAAATGTTGTTGATGAAATTATTGTGGTTGATACCGGGTCTACGGATAATACCGTAAATATTGCAAAAGACCATTGTGCAAAGGTCTATCATCATACGTGGAATGACAGTTTTAGTGAGGCAAAAAATTACTCTATCAGTTATGCAACGTGTGATTGGATTTTACAGATTGATGCAGATGAAGAGCTTGAACAGTCAGACATCCCGAGGCTCAGGGACGCTATCGGTGATAACAGGTATAACGCTATACTTGTTGCTATTTATAGTAATGTGAAAAATAATGAACATAAATTTTATTATCCACGCATTTTTCGCCGCGGTAATGCATATTACAGGGACATTATTCATGAGCAGATCATTATCGAAGGTGCGCAACTACCGACAGAAATACGTTTGTATCATCATGGATATAATTTAAACGCAATCAAGATGAAGAAAAAGTGGGAGCGTACCACGTATTTACTGAAAAAACAACTAGAGCAAAACGATGGTAATAGTTTTGCATGGATAAATCTGATTCGCAATTATCGGTCTCAGGAATTATATGAAAAAGGAATTGAGACTGGTGAAGCCGCTTTAAAAAGGATAAAGCCTGAGGAAAATTTTCAACACTATAGAATGATCTGTTATGAGACTGCTAATTGCTACCTTCATAAAGGGAATTTTAAACGTGCGAAGGAACTGTGTTATGAAAAAGTATTAAGAAACCCTATATCTAAGATTCAAGAGGAGAATATTGACATACTCTATACCCTTGCGTGCATACATCTCAAAGAGGGTGATTATGATGTGGCAATAGAATTATTTAAACAATATCTCTCTTTACATATGTGGTATCATGATAATCTAAAGAGTTCTCATCTATTGATTGATACCTTAGGGTATGATTATGCTGCGTATAATGGCTTGGGATATTGCTATGGAAATACGGGAGAATGGCAGTTAGCAATGCATTCCTTTAAAAGGGCCATTGCAATAAATCCGAGATACCTCACATCATACAAAAATCTTTCTGCATGTCAGTTGATACGAGAAAAGAAGAGTGAAGCCATAGCTACTTTGTCAAAAACCATTTCAGCAGGGATCGCCGATCATGATGTATTTTTAAACCTGGGAGAACTCTGTATGGAACAAAAGGCATATCAGGATGCAATAAAGTACTTTGAAGATTATTTGAAAAAGTGCCCAAGAGACAAAAAAGCCCTTTTAAAAATATCTCAATGCTATGAATTATCAGGTTGGTTAGAAGCCGCGCACATCGGTTTCAGGTCGGTAAATACCTGA
- a CDS encoding NAD(P)-dependent oxidoreductase, translated as MRFLVTGCTSYIAKYVINRLLEQKHTVLGISRSNPEITHGLFTWVEHDLSANPGNIKDPVDIIVHMAAQSLLEKSAEEYIKANILVTRNVKEVALRLKPRAVIYASSIKIYGEIRDAVVTEETDMVNPDLYGVTKYLGEKLLEEAVPTISLRMPGVIAVGSHGWINNIYHLLKRKETISFFDAPYNHVIHAHDIFGIINTVSQMEKITSDYYNVCAQGMSTSLEVIELMSGCIGCNPEVKIRSTARNIFHTICNKKLLNIYKPLDVFETMNLYLIQMKTYKE; from the coding sequence ATGCGTTTTCTGGTCACTGGTTGTACAAGTTATATTGCCAAATATGTTATTAACAGGCTGTTAGAGCAGAAACACACCGTATTGGGTATCTCACGGTCTAATCCGGAGATAACACATGGTCTGTTCACGTGGGTTGAACACGATTTAAGTGCGAATCCCGGTAATATAAAAGATCCCGTGGATATCATAGTTCACATGGCAGCACAATCTCTTCTGGAAAAAAGCGCAGAGGAATATATAAAGGCAAATATACTTGTTACCCGTAACGTAAAGGAAGTGGCGCTTAGACTGAAACCACGGGCTGTCATTTATGCCTCATCAATAAAAATTTATGGTGAAATAAGAGATGCTGTTGTTACCGAAGAAACGGATATGGTAAATCCTGACCTGTACGGTGTTACAAAATACCTCGGGGAAAAATTGCTGGAAGAGGCAGTCCCTACAATTTCCCTGCGGATGCCTGGAGTCATAGCAGTTGGTTCTCATGGATGGATCAATAACATATATCATCTATTAAAAAGAAAAGAAACAATTTCTTTCTTTGATGCACCGTATAACCACGTGATACATGCCCACGATATATTTGGAATTATTAATACCGTTTCACAAATGGAAAAGATTACGAGTGATTATTATAATGTGTGCGCCCAAGGAATGTCCACTTCATTGGAGGTGATAGAACTGATGTCCGGATGTATTGGTTGTAATCCGGAGGTAAAAATACGTTCAACTGCACGGAACATTTTTCATACTATTTGCAATAAGAAATTATTGAATATCTATAAACCTTTAGATGTTTTTGAAACGATGAACCTCTATTTAATTCAAATGAAAACATATAAGGAGTGA
- a CDS encoding NAD(P)-binding protein translates to MKTALIIGGGFAGCTAANMLKEKGFTVTVIEKTDVLGGGCRTFFYCGHPYTYGPHHFLVDTDDTCILEYMKKYLTLRELEHYCMTFVAQDSTFFTYPIHKDEIQRMPDREKIENELKNLPEIDPKNFEEYWKYSVGETLYNKFINAYSKKMWNVKNNKILDEFTFSFKNKRQSPLKTGSKKCFDGQKTVWYPVALDGYNTYFDQCVDGCEVVFNTVVDIFDLEKKRIFFQGAWKKADIIVSTVSPDILFDYHYGELPYIGRDFLKIVLPVERITPEPYCFIHYGGDEPYTRIFEYKVLTGYTSSNTLIIVETPSFNNKLYPYPVMAEINKAKRYISELPEGVYSIGRMGNYHYDNMDVVIKHCFKFFKEV, encoded by the coding sequence ATGAAAACAGCGCTGATTATCGGTGGTGGTTTTGCCGGATGTACTGCGGCGAACATGCTGAAGGAAAAAGGTTTTACCGTAACTGTTATTGAGAAAACGGATGTATTGGGCGGAGGCTGCAGAACATTCTTTTATTGTGGTCATCCATATACTTACGGACCACATCATTTCCTGGTGGATACAGATGATACCTGTATTTTGGAATATATGAAGAAATACCTTACCTTAAGGGAACTGGAACATTATTGTATGACCTTTGTTGCTCAGGATAGTACTTTCTTTACGTATCCGATTCATAAGGATGAAATTCAACGTATGCCGGACAGAGAGAAAATTGAAAATGAGCTGAAAAATTTACCGGAAATCGACCCCAAAAATTTTGAGGAATATTGGAAGTATTCTGTCGGCGAGACTCTTTATAATAAATTTATTAATGCCTATTCAAAAAAAATGTGGAACGTAAAAAATAATAAAATCCTTGATGAATTTACTTTCTCATTTAAGAATAAAAGGCAGAGCCCATTAAAAACCGGCTCTAAAAAATGTTTTGACGGGCAAAAAACCGTATGGTATCCGGTTGCACTGGATGGTTATAATACCTATTTCGACCAATGTGTTGATGGATGCGAGGTTGTTTTCAACACAGTTGTTGATATCTTCGACCTTGAAAAAAAGAGGATATTTTTTCAAGGTGCGTGGAAAAAGGCAGATATTATTGTTTCTACTGTTTCTCCGGACATTTTGTTTGATTATCACTATGGTGAACTTCCGTATATCGGAAGGGATTTTCTGAAAATTGTTCTTCCTGTTGAACGTATTACACCTGAACCCTACTGTTTCATCCATTATGGCGGAGATGAGCCCTATACAAGAATATTTGAATATAAGGTATTAACCGGTTATACATCATCGAACACATTGATCATTGTGGAAACGCCATCTTTCAATAATAAACTCTATCCGTATCCTGTAATGGCTGAAATAAATAAGGCAAAGCGCTACATAAGCGAATTACCTGAGGGGGTTTATTCTATAGGAAGAATGGGTAATTACCATTATGATAATATGGATGTTGTGATAAAACATTGTTTTAAATTTTTCAAGGAAGTGTAG
- a CDS encoding radical SAM protein, which translates to MSVPLIYPKPQPDQKRYKKILEEGFRKYPERYENFQKYTKAIKGNTVNYLPVKLDVENVSRCNLQCDMCQVASFPNYKRARDMTFEEFKNMVDEQCGLVEIKIQGMGEPFLGKDFIQMVEYASGKSIWTRTSTNATLLQVNENYKRIIDADIGELQISVDGTTKETYEKIRQKANFNRMVENCKKINQYCEKRGIDKTRMWVLLQKENLKDIYRFPGFAKELEFKRVAVILDVNGWGDKNWTCKNKDKKVSSCITQAEVDDTLEQAEKCGIQMGFWDISSKYSVKNPCPWPFERAYISSDMKVVPCCMIANPDTFHLGTLGSFREIWEGLSYQQFRESHVTGKIPEVCRYCY; encoded by the coding sequence GTGAGTGTTCCTTTAATTTATCCCAAGCCGCAGCCTGACCAAAAAAGATACAAAAAAATCCTTGAAGAAGGATTCAGAAAATATCCTGAACGGTATGAAAACTTTCAAAAATATACTAAGGCGATAAAAGGTAATACCGTAAATTATTTGCCCGTTAAACTGGATGTGGAAAATGTCAGCAGGTGTAATTTGCAATGCGATATGTGTCAGGTGGCTAGCTTTCCAAATTACAAAAGGGCCAGGGACATGACTTTTGAAGAATTTAAAAACATGGTTGATGAGCAATGTGGTCTTGTTGAAATTAAAATCCAGGGTATGGGAGAACCGTTTTTAGGAAAAGATTTTATTCAAATGGTTGAATATGCAAGTGGTAAAAGTATATGGACAAGAACTTCGACTAATGCAACGCTATTACAGGTAAATGAAAATTATAAACGGATTATCGACGCGGATATCGGAGAGCTCCAAATCTCCGTTGATGGGACTACGAAAGAAACGTATGAAAAAATAAGACAGAAAGCAAACTTTAACAGAATGGTTGAGAATTGTAAAAAAATTAATCAGTATTGTGAAAAAAGGGGAATTGATAAAACCCGTATGTGGGTACTGCTTCAGAAAGAAAATCTTAAGGATATTTATCGGTTTCCTGGCTTTGCAAAGGAACTGGAGTTTAAACGGGTAGCTGTCATTCTTGATGTAAACGGTTGGGGTGATAAGAACTGGACCTGTAAAAATAAGGACAAGAAAGTCTCTTCATGCATTACTCAAGCTGAAGTTGATGATACATTGGAACAAGCTGAAAAATGTGGTATACAAATGGGGTTTTGGGATATCAGCAGCAAATATTCAGTGAAAAATCCCTGTCCATGGCCATTTGAACGGGCATATATTTCTTCAGACATGAAAGTAGTTCCCTGTTGTATGATTGCTAATCCGGATACTTTTCATTTGGGGACGTTGGGAAGCTTCCGTGAAATATGGGAGGGATTGTCGTATCAACAATTTAGAGAATCACATGTAACGGGTAAGATTCCCGAGGTTTGCAGGTATTGCTATTAA
- a CDS encoding tetratricopeptide repeat protein, which produces MNYTNLLHEAETLSQSGKKTQAVNIYETAIQLFPNEIDPYVTYAFFLYRQGQWNKAEELFAHASSLDPDDASILNNLGVIQYHLNKVTQARENFEKALSSDPSYADAARNLRKSRLDNIQKKIEHAFLHYELGKFHHLAAYVNNLKTQYLLARTITNPIASRLCKLKTLAGRNSNKKEILFLSVFPRVEMAKKAEALVRTGKYAAKLLCMKTSTGIMDDFLHQCFDEIITYTNWYELICFLLSLKPDIILARPRDQIAALAIIFSNEPVLFNVYDIVTIDKPRQYQDPLVVEAEQFCFENSQGIIHKGSKDEIEKYISPIYKIKAPVLHFYPFCWDKYFVRDSITKFSEKNGAPQLVYTGIVAPSGGDKATTGQEQFQPLINEITKQNIYLSMYYNPETGINDSRYAEYFELSKTNKYFQFNTSLPYHMLPNEISKYDYGIMIHDVRGTAYSKANFEVSMANKLFTYLEAGLPLIVGDTYEAVANFVKEYSVGIIVDPTDLSNLSEKLRSVDYQQLKANVIRARNALSIQNNIHKLSDFIENILQ; this is translated from the coding sequence ATGAATTACACCAATCTATTACATGAGGCAGAAACCCTATCGCAATCAGGAAAAAAAACCCAGGCGGTGAACATCTATGAAACGGCAATACAACTGTTTCCAAACGAAATAGACCCCTATGTAACCTATGCTTTTTTTCTTTACCGTCAGGGCCAATGGAACAAAGCTGAAGAATTGTTCGCGCACGCTTCTTCCTTAGATCCGGACGATGCATCGATACTCAATAACCTTGGAGTTATTCAATATCATCTGAATAAAGTAACTCAAGCAAGAGAAAATTTTGAAAAAGCTCTTTCTTCCGACCCTTCTTATGCAGATGCTGCAAGGAACCTTCGGAAAAGCAGACTCGATAATATTCAAAAAAAAATTGAACATGCATTTCTCCATTATGAATTGGGGAAATTTCATCATCTTGCTGCCTATGTTAATAATTTGAAAACACAATACCTGCTTGCGAGAACTATTACAAACCCCATAGCTTCCAGACTCTGTAAATTAAAAACCCTTGCCGGAAGAAACAGCAATAAAAAAGAAATTTTATTTCTTTCAGTCTTTCCCAGAGTTGAAATGGCAAAAAAGGCAGAGGCTCTTGTAAGAACAGGTAAATACGCCGCCAAGCTGCTGTGCATGAAAACATCCACGGGTATTATGGACGATTTTTTACATCAATGCTTCGATGAAATCATTACTTACACTAATTGGTACGAGCTTATCTGCTTTCTGCTTTCACTAAAACCAGATATAATTCTTGCACGGCCTCGTGATCAAATAGCTGCTCTTGCTATTATCTTCAGTAATGAGCCTGTTCTCTTTAATGTCTACGATATTGTAACAATAGACAAGCCCAGGCAATACCAGGACCCGTTAGTTGTTGAAGCGGAGCAATTCTGCTTTGAAAATTCTCAAGGCATAATCCACAAAGGGAGCAAGGATGAAATAGAAAAATATATATCTCCAATATATAAAATAAAAGCGCCAGTATTGCATTTTTATCCATTCTGCTGGGATAAGTATTTTGTGCGAGATTCGATTACAAAATTTTCAGAAAAAAATGGAGCGCCACAGCTTGTATATACCGGAATAGTTGCTCCATCCGGCGGAGACAAAGCAACAACCGGACAGGAACAATTTCAGCCTTTAATTAATGAAATTACGAAACAAAATATTTATTTATCTATGTATTATAATCCGGAAACCGGTATCAATGATTCTCGGTATGCAGAATACTTCGAATTGTCAAAAACAAACAAGTATTTTCAGTTTAACACTTCACTACCCTATCATATGCTGCCCAATGAAATATCAAAATATGATTATGGTATCATGATACATGATGTGCGTGGAACGGCTTACAGTAAAGCTAATTTCGAGGTTTCAATGGCCAATAAGTTATTCACCTATCTAGAGGCTGGTTTACCGTTGATAGTAGGAGACACGTACGAGGCCGTAGCTAATTTTGTAAAAGAGTACTCCGTTGGCATTATTGTTGACCCGACAGACCTTTCAAATCTCTCTGAGAAACTCCGTTCTGTCGATTATCAACAATTAAAGGCAAATGTTATCCGTGCCAGAAACGCATTGTCCATACAGAACAACATCCATAAACTATCAGATTTTATTGAAAATATCCTTCAATAA
- a CDS encoding glycosyltransferase: MSSMKNYLNLIEQASQCLKNDETDRAMDLYRRAIERAPTNSEAYYQLAIFYHDTGDIENASINFQKAADYNPRDASAFNNLGVLQHAKGSIEEAASNFKKAILIDPNYTDALYGLGSIHLKQMKIYDAIATFKKCIEIAPGFKKAQKKLEECYQKTGLENVWQHYKDILIVMEEGIGNMIMLTPTIKAIKKQMPHSKITVLGKQPSIQVIDGWELIEKAITVPDNYHYDVGFFSIWSGNYKQKYGKLITSRCTEVYTIHFDNVDLHETEHHIKIAKFFGYTNKTPALFCMSREVNIPFHAGDKVAALSDTALNNNAWERKRWPYYKELSLKLIENGYTVILIGGREELNRFKQEEWHPEIINCLGKYTLQETSGLLKRCSVFIGNDSGPAHIAAAAGIPTFVFFGPTKISKNSPLGTNVKTVHSNIKCSPCQYTKRWPLCDNWLCMKDMTVEKVLPIVTGKEEAKTIDTQAVQSKKPLQLTGKNYFDCQLIEENNIKYLIRNGIKEQLRIHLVGAGKSNFPWGMENEIARALLLEGIDIIETDYRMESGNLVHRFMQEAHFMLVCKGSGIPPDLIREYPGRTLLWYQDDIFTTSHALRDLTFNGHAFDTVYSFDKSAIEEYQKYGMKDVRWLPLAMSPALHRKLFFPKKYDISFIGNIHPNRRPFLEKLRKKFNVFVKQAFVEEMVQIVNQTRIVLNLGIGRTGIQQRVFETLGCGSFLLTNEIPKDSQLFTNQNHLVYFKEDTLEELISYYLKHEDERETIAQNGYLEAHAKHTFTHRIYQLLADMVPEFQRENTKSTIHSPVIQTPKEVFVTRHRKRDFRPQRNRKRPRIFAAFRNFNWEDCNLQPALEELGDVIRFNWHPPYNQYDRLWHFGDKQNMNTQLFQRVKEVHEQEPIDVFFGYLSGRLVSPGIIRAITMMGIPTLNIALDDKTKFYGNLESTGFAGPVDIANAFSLCWTSTKDAVEKYEQAGATVIYMPPGANEKTFRPKDVIKDIDVCFVGQNNGIRPKIMQYLRGNGINIQVFGKGWESGEIPLEKLVELVSRSKITLGIGAVSGYSDVVQIKGRDFEVPMCGGFYLTQYNAELEEFFDIGREIVCYKTFDEMLDKIHHYLSHPEEALEIRQAALKRSLAEHTWVKRFQDAFHKMGVLS; the protein is encoded by the coding sequence ATGTCAAGTATGAAAAACTATCTCAATCTGATAGAACAGGCCAGCCAGTGTTTAAAAAACGATGAAACAGATCGTGCAATGGATTTGTACAGACGGGCAATTGAACGAGCTCCTACTAATTCGGAAGCATACTATCAGTTGGCTATTTTTTATCATGATACCGGAGACATTGAAAATGCCAGTATAAACTTCCAAAAAGCTGCGGATTATAATCCCCGCGATGCATCTGCCTTCAATAATCTTGGCGTTTTACAGCATGCAAAAGGAAGTATCGAAGAAGCTGCCTCAAACTTTAAAAAGGCAATTCTCATTGACCCGAATTATACTGATGCACTGTATGGTCTTGGCAGTATTCATCTAAAACAAATGAAGATATATGATGCAATTGCTACATTTAAAAAGTGTATAGAAATCGCACCGGGTTTTAAAAAAGCTCAAAAAAAACTCGAAGAGTGTTACCAAAAAACCGGTTTGGAAAACGTTTGGCAACACTACAAAGATATCTTAATTGTTATGGAAGAAGGCATTGGCAATATGATAATGCTGACACCAACAATAAAGGCCATAAAAAAACAGATGCCCCACAGCAAGATTACCGTATTGGGCAAGCAACCGTCCATTCAAGTTATAGATGGCTGGGAACTTATTGAAAAGGCGATAACTGTACCGGATAATTATCATTATGATGTAGGTTTTTTTTCCATCTGGTCTGGCAATTACAAACAGAAGTATGGAAAATTAATAACCTCGCGCTGTACAGAAGTATATACTATTCATTTTGACAATGTTGATTTACATGAAACTGAACACCACATAAAAATTGCAAAATTTTTCGGATACACAAATAAAACGCCGGCACTCTTTTGTATGAGCAGGGAAGTGAACATACCTTTTCACGCAGGAGATAAAGTAGCAGCCTTATCTGATACAGCACTGAATAACAACGCCTGGGAAAGAAAGAGGTGGCCATATTACAAAGAACTCTCCTTAAAACTTATAGAGAATGGATATACCGTTATTCTTATTGGAGGCAGGGAAGAACTGAATCGATTTAAACAGGAGGAATGGCATCCAGAAATCATTAACTGCCTGGGTAAATATACCCTCCAAGAAACATCCGGACTTTTAAAAAGATGTTCAGTTTTTATTGGCAATGATAGTGGTCCTGCTCATATTGCCGCAGCGGCAGGAATACCAACGTTTGTCTTTTTCGGTCCTACAAAAATTTCGAAAAATTCACCTCTGGGCACAAACGTAAAAACTGTTCATTCAAATATTAAATGCAGTCCATGCCAGTACACTAAACGATGGCCACTGTGTGACAATTGGCTCTGCATGAAGGACATGACCGTTGAAAAGGTCCTGCCAATAGTAACAGGGAAAGAGGAGGCAAAGACAATTGACACCCAAGCAGTTCAATCAAAAAAACCCTTACAATTGACAGGTAAAAACTATTTCGATTGCCAATTAATTGAAGAAAACAACATCAAATATCTCATTCGTAATGGTATAAAGGAGCAATTGCGTATTCATCTTGTGGGCGCCGGCAAATCAAACTTCCCCTGGGGAATGGAAAATGAAATCGCCCGTGCACTTCTGCTAGAAGGGATTGACATAATAGAAACAGACTATCGAATGGAAAGCGGAAATCTGGTGCATCGATTTATGCAGGAAGCACATTTTATGCTCGTTTGTAAAGGATCTGGAATACCGCCTGATCTTATCAGAGAATATCCGGGGCGCACTTTACTCTGGTATCAGGATGACATTTTTACAACATCTCATGCACTCAGAGATTTGACTTTTAATGGTCATGCCTTTGATACCGTTTATTCATTCGATAAATCAGCCATTGAGGAATATCAGAAATACGGCATGAAAGACGTTCGATGGCTTCCACTGGCAATGAGCCCTGCTCTGCACAGGAAATTGTTTTTTCCGAAAAAATACGATATCTCTTTTATAGGAAACATTCATCCAAACAGAAGACCATTTCTTGAAAAATTAAGGAAAAAATTTAATGTCTTTGTTAAACAGGCTTTTGTTGAAGAAATGGTGCAAATAGTTAATCAAACCAGAATTGTATTAAATTTAGGAATTGGACGGACAGGCATCCAACAACGTGTTTTCGAGACATTAGGATGTGGCTCATTCCTATTGACCAATGAAATCCCAAAAGATAGTCAATTATTTACCAACCAGAATCATCTCGTTTATTTCAAAGAGGACACTCTTGAAGAATTAATTTCTTATTATCTGAAACATGAGGACGAAAGAGAAACTATTGCACAGAATGGCTACTTGGAAGCTCATGCGAAGCATACATTTACACACAGGATCTATCAGTTACTTGCTGATATGGTGCCAGAATTTCAGAGAGAGAATACAAAAAGCACCATCCATTCTCCTGTAATTCAAACGCCAAAAGAGGTATTTGTTACACGACACAGGAAAAGAGATTTTCGGCCTCAGAGAAACAGGAAAAGGCCAAGAATATTTGCTGCATTCAGAAACTTTAATTGGGAAGATTGTAACCTTCAACCGGCTTTAGAAGAACTTGGCGATGTAATTCGCTTTAACTGGCACCCTCCCTATAACCAATATGATCGGCTATGGCATTTTGGTGATAAACAAAACATGAATACTCAGTTATTTCAGCGCGTGAAAGAGGTTCATGAGCAAGAGCCTATAGATGTTTTTTTCGGATATCTTTCCGGCAGACTCGTATCCCCAGGCATTATACGCGCAATTACGATGATGGGAATTCCCACCCTCAATATCGCACTTGATGATAAAACTAAATTTTACGGGAATCTGGAATCTACCGGTTTTGCTGGTCCCGTTGATATCGCCAATGCATTCTCTCTCTGTTGGACAAGCACGAAAGATGCCGTTGAGAAATACGAACAAGCAGGGGCAACAGTTATCTATATGCCGCCAGGAGCGAATGAAAAAACGTTCCGGCCAAAGGATGTTATCAAGGATATTGATGTTTGTTTTGTTGGCCAAAACAATGGAATACGGCCTAAAATTATGCAGTATTTGCGTGGAAACGGAATCAATATCCAGGTTTTTGGCAAAGGCTGGGAATCCGGAGAAATACCTTTAGAGAAACTTGTAGAGTTGGTGAGCAGGAGCAAGATTACCCTGGGAATAGGTGCTGTCTCTGGTTACTCAGATGTTGTACAAATCAAGGGGCGTGACTTTGAGGTGCCCATGTGTGGCGGCTTTTATTTAACCCAATACAACGCGGAACTGGAAGAATTTTTTGATATTGGAAGGGAAATTGTTTGCTATAAGACATTTGATGAGATGTTAGATAAAATACATCACTATCTTTCTCATCCTGAAGAGGCGCTAGAGATAAGGCAGGCGGCACTTAAGAGATCTCTCGCAGAACACACATGGGTAAAACGATTTCAGGATGCATTTCATAAAATGGGAGTTCTATCATGA